Genomic segment of Synergistales bacterium:
TGCACCTATCTGCTGGTCTTCGGCAGGGAGCGGGAGGGCCGTTTTCTCTGGCCCGGCGAGGATCCGTTGGTGGTGGGGTACTTCAGGGCCCGCCTCCGGGAGACCCTGGAGAAAGGGCGGAAGGGAACCTGCCCTCACTGCGATGCCGCCGACACCCCGCTGCTGAACCTGGACAAGACCTTTCCCTTCGCCACCTTCGACAAGAAGAGCTTTCTGCCGGGCGTGGAGAGCAACGCCTCCGCCCAGGCCAAGGTGCTCCCGCTGTGCAAGAGCTGCCTGGCCGTCTACACCAGGGGGCGGCAGGCCATGGACGGCCGGTTCACCGTCTACAAGCCCGTCTTCGACCTGAGGCTCTCGGTGATCCCCGAACTGCTGGGGAGCAAGGGGCTGCCCAGAGCGCTCGCCAAAGGGACCGAGGAGTTCCTCTCCCGGGGCGTCAACGAAGAGGAGACCTTCTTCTCCCTTCTTGCCGAGCAGGAGGAGGCGCTGGTCTACCACTTCCTCTTCTGGGAGCAGAACCAGGCCCAGGAGCGGGTGCACCTGATGGTGGAAGACGTGCCGCCCTCGAGGCTGAAGCGTCTGACGGCGCGGTGGAACGAGGCCGAAGCGGTCTGGGGGCTGCGACGGCAGGAGGAAAGCGGGAAGCCGATGACCCTGGACCAGGGCCTCGCCTCGACACTGTGGAGCATCGCAGACCTGGCGGGGGCCTCCGATCAGGACAGGCTGTGGTTCCGGCAGCAGGCCTTGTCGGTGTTGGGACGGCTGCTGGGCGGCGAGACCGTCAACGTCTCCTTCGTCAAGCAGCTCTTTGTCTCCCGGATTCCCGGGCGGTTCGCCGACGAGAAGTGGATGCAGTACGGCGCCGTGAACATGCGGCGTCTGGCAGCGGTGCTTGACTTTTTGACACTAACCAATGAGAGGTGATCTGTGCATGAAGCTGGAATTCTTTCAGGAGTTCGCCGACCCCTATCTGCACAAGGAAGGCGGTCAGGGGGTCTTTCTGGCCGGCGTGGTGCTGGGCATGGTTGCGGGAGGCCAGAACAAAA
This window contains:
- a CDS encoding TM1802 family CRISPR-associated protein — translated: RLGKGGSRDRIKKLPGESRRWQEEKDSRFRKLNNFVVKGFEDYKERPLFAPGGAGAVMDDLVRQADRLGELWSDPKCTYLLVFGREREGRFLWPGEDPLVVGYFRARLRETLEKGRKGTCPHCDAADTPLLNLDKTFPFATFDKKSFLPGVESNASAQAKVLPLCKSCLAVYTRGRQAMDGRFTVYKPVFDLRLSVIPELLGSKGLPRALAKGTEEFLSRGVNEEETFFSLLAEQEEALVYHFLFWEQNQAQERVHLMVEDVPPSRLKRLTARWNEAEAVWGLRRQEESGKPMTLDQGLASTLWSIADLAGASDQDRLWFRQQALSVLGRLLGGETVNVSFVKQLFVSRIPGRFADEKWMQYGAVNMRRLAAVLDFLTLTNER